The stretch of DNA ATGATCAAGTACGACGATGCCCACAAACGCATCCCGCTGCCAACCGAGACCGGTAACCTGATTGCAACGATGCCGGGGACTCGGCCTGGCCCGCGGCTCTTATTCTCGACGCACCTCGACACCGTACCGCTGTGTGCCGGCGCCAAACCCAAGCGGGAAGGGGACCGCATCATCAACGAGGCAGCGGGCGCCGCTCTGGGTGGCGACAATCGGACGGGCTGTGCGGTGCTCGTCGCGATGGTCGAGACGCTGCTCAAGCACAACCTGCCTCACCCGCCGATCACGCTGCTGTTTACGGTGCGAGAAGAGAGCGGCCTGCACGGCGCCCGCGAGCTCGACCCCGACGACCTGGGCGGCGCCGCGATGGGCTTCAATGTCGATGCTCAGGTCCCTGCGAACCTAGTGATCGGCGCCGTCGGCCAGGTGAACTGGCAGGCCGAGATTCACGGCAAGGCGTCGCACGCGGGCGTCGCGCCAGAGAAAGGAATCTCTTCGACGCTGGTCGCTTCGATCGCCTTGGCGGAGGCCCACAAGAACGGCTGGTTTGGCAAGATCAATCGCGCCGAAGGGAAGGGAACCAGCAACCCCGGCATTTTTGAGGGGAAGCCCGGCGCGTCCGCAGGAGACGCCACCAACGTCGTGACCGATTACGTCCACCTCGTCGGCGAGGCGCGGAGCTTCGATGAAAACTTCGCGGTGCAGATCGCGGCGGCCTACGAAGCGGCCTTCGAGACGGGCCGATTGGCGGTCGCTGATTTGGACGGCAACCACGCCAAGGTGAAGTTCACCGCCAAGCCCTCCTATCCGCCTTTTCAACTGCCGGAGGATTCACCCGCGGTCGATCGCGCGAAGCGGGCGGCCGAGACGCTTGGCCTTTCTGCGATGACGTTGCACTCCAACGGCGGGCTCGACGCCAACTGGCTCGTGCGACACGGCGTGCCGGCGGTCACGATCGGCGCCGGCCAACACGAGATCCACACCGTCAACGAGTTCGTTGACCTGCCTCAGTACTTCGATGGCTGTCGGCTCGCTATTGCGATCGCCACGCTGGACGATTGAAACACCATTCCCGACACGCCATGTCCAAGACCCCATCAGCAGGCGCGAACAAGCCCGCCCACTACGTCTCGACCGGTCACCTGCCGACCCCCGATTCGATTAATGCGCTCGTTGCCGAGGCGTACTCGCTTTACAAGTCGAACACCGAGGGGCAGAACTCGCAGGTCTATCCGGCGCTGCAGAGAGTCCCTTCCGATCTGTTTGGCATCTGTCTCGTCGGGACCTCCGGCAACACGTACGAGATCGGCGACTCACGGCACGAGTTCACGATCATGAGCGTCTCCAAGCCGTTCGTCATGGCGCTAGTGTGTGAGGCGCTAAGCCCCGCCGAGGTGCGTGAGAAGATCGGCGTCAACGCCACGGGCCGAGCGTTCAACTCACTCGAAGGGATCGAACGCGGCGACGGCGGCCGCACCAACCCGATGGTCAATGCCGGCGCCATTGCTACTACAAGCCTCACTCCAGGGAAGACCCTCCACGACAAGTGGCGATTCATCCATGAGGGCCTCTCGCGCTTCGCCGGTAGAGAACTGCCGCTGTGCGAAGAGGTCTACAAGTCAGCGAGTGAGACCAACTTCCGCAATCAGTCAATCTCCCGCATGCTGCAAAGCTTTGGGCGAATCTATATGGACCCGGCCGAAGCGACTGACCTGTACACCAAGCAGTGCGCCCTGAACGTCACCGCCAAAGACTTGGCGACCATGAGCGCGACGCTCGCCGACGGAGGCGTGAACCCCATCACCAAGGAACGCGTCGTCGACGCCGACGTTTGCCATTACGCGTTGGCGGTGATGGCGACAGCGGGCCTCTATGAGACTTCCGGCGATTGGCTCTACGAAATCGGCCTCCCCGGCAAGAGCGGCATCGGCGGCGGCATCGCCACGGTCTCGCCCGGCAAGGGCGGACTCGCCACTTTCGCTCCGCCGCTCGACGGCGCCGGGAATAGCGTGAAGGGGCAGTTGGCTACCAGGTACCTCTCCCAAGGGCTCGGGATGGACCTGTTTGTTTCTCAGCCCGAAGCGTGAACCACCTCCTCCCCATCGCGCCCGGCGAACATGAGCCAAGCCAAGTCCCCCATCATCGATCAAGACGCCCGCGCCTCGTGGTTGCCGATGATTGTCATCGCGATGGGGCAGATGTTGATGTCGTTCAACGTGGCCGCCATCCCCGTGTCGATGGGAGGGATGGTCGAAAGCTTCCAGACCCCGCCAACGACGGTCGGCACCGCGGTGGTGCTGTACTCGCTTGGGGTCTCCGGCTTCATCATGCTGGGCGCCAAGTTGAGCCAACGGTTTGGCTCGAAGATTTTCTTTCAGATGGCGGTCGCGCTGTTCCTCGTGGCGATGATCACCATCGTCGCCAGCCCTACGGCGGAAGTCATGCTCGCCGGGCAGGCGATTGCCGGGCTCGCCGGCGCGGCGTTAGTGCCGACGCTCGTGGTGCTGATTGCGGATCACTACCGCGGCAAGCAACAGGCAGAGGCCGTCGGCTGGCTCGGCTCGGCTCGGGCCATCGCCGGCGTGCTGGCGTTTGTCATCGTCGGGTCGGTCGCCACATGGCTCAGCTGGCGATACGCCTTCGGGTTATTGATCGTGCACGCCGCGATGCTGCTACTCTTGAGCTTCAAGCTCAAACGCTCGCACCCCAACCCCAAGGTCGGCATCGACCTCTTCGGCGTTTTGCTCTCGGCGTGCGGCGTGATCCTGATCACGTTCGGTTTCAACAATCTTAGAAACTGGGGCGTTACGATCGCCAGCCCCGCGGCGCCATTTGACATCGCGGGCGTTTCACCCGCCCCCGCGATGATCGTGGTGGGGGTCGTGGTGCTGGCCGCGTTCTTCGCTTGGTCGCAGGGCCGCGCCAAACGGGGTAAGACGCCGCTGTTGGCGCTGGATGTGGTTGATTCGCCGTTGGAGTGGGGTACCGTCGTCGCGCTATTCTGTATCGTCAGCATCGAGGGCGCCATCAACTTCTCGGTGCCGCTCTACATCCAGATCGTTCAAGGGAACACCAGCCTTGCGACCTCTATGGCGATGATGCCATTCATGCTCACCGTGTTCTTTACCGCGATCTTAATCGTACGGCTCTACAAGCGGTTCACGCCTCGCCAGATCGCCACGGGGGCGTTCCTCCTCGTGGCGGCCGGCACGGCGTGGCTCGCGTTTGTGATCCGAAACGACTGGAGCGTCCCGCCGGTGATCGCCGGTCTGGTGATGGTGGGCCTCGGTCAAGGGGCGCTGGTAACGCTGCTCTTTAACGTGCTGGTTACCGCATCCCCAAAAGAGCTCGCCAGCGACGTCGGCTCGCTCCGCGGCGTGACGCAAAACCTCGCAGCGGCGGTCGGAACCGCGCTAGTGGGGGCGATGCTCGTTGGCCTTCTCACGTCGGTTATCGTCGCCAACCTGGGGGACAACCCCGTCCTCAAGGCTGAGCTCGCCGACCACGTGAACCTCAGCAACCTGAACTTCATGAGCGACGCCCAGCTCGAAGAACGGCTCGGCGGAGTTGGCGTCTCGCAGCTGCAAGTCACCGAAGCGTTGCAAATCAATCGTGACGCCCGGATGCGTGCGCTCAAGACGGGCTTCTTGGTGCTGTCGGGCGTCGCTCTACTGGCCCTTGTGCCGTGTCGATGGCTTCCCGCCTACCGCCCGCACGAAATCCCCGGCGAGGCGACCAGCAGCGTCAAACGCAGTAAATAACGGTTGATGGCTATCCCAATGCTTTGCCGCAGCCTACAAAGCTCGCACAGCGGCGCACTCGAATTCGCTGTCGTCTTCTCCCCGTTGTCTTCACACGATTGGAAGCAGGCCCATGCGGCACGCCCCGACCCGCCCCACGCCGGGCGGACTGTTAACCCTAGCCGCCGTCAGTTTGATCGCAGGCTGCGAGCAGCCCGAGCCCGTCCGGGTCGATCGGCCTCGCCCGGTGAAGACCGTCACCGTCTCCGCATGGGAAGATGCGCATACCCGCGTCTTCCCGGGCCGCGTCGAGGCGTCTCGCCGTGTTGAGCTGGCATTTCAGGTGGCCGGCGTGATAACAGAGCTTCCAGTCAAAGAAGGCCAAGAAGTTTCCGCTGGAGACATGATCGCACAACTGCGGACCGACGAGTTCCAGGCGCGACTCGAAGCCCTGATGGGACGTCTCGACCGCGCCCGGGCAGAACTGCAATCGGCGCTTGCCGGCGAACGCCCCGAAGAGCGACTGCGTCGCGAAGCGGATCTGCGCAGCGCCCGCGCCCGACTAGCTAACGCCCAGACCGAGTACGAGCGATACGCCCGCTTGCTGCCGGGCCGCGCGATCAGCCGCGCCCAGTACGACCAGGCGGAGACCGCCGTCCAAGTTGCAGACGAAGCCTACCAAGCGTCGCTACAGATCCTAGAGAAAGCCGGCATGGCGCGGGAGGAAGAAGTGCTCGCCCGACGCGCCGATCTTCGGGGCTTAGAAGGCCAAGTGGTCGAGGCGCAGCTACAACTCGACGACTGCACGTTGCGGGCGCCGTTCGACGGCGTGATCGCCCAGCGGTTTGTCGAACAAGGCGAGAACGTCCAGGCAAAGCAGCGCGTCGTGCGGTTCCAAGACGTGGACGAGATCGAGATCATCCTCGACGTTCCCGAGAGCATCATGGCTGCCGACATCCGCACCGCGGAGATCGTCTCGATGGTCGCACGGTTTACTGGCGCACCGGGGATCGAGTTCCCCGTCACCATCCGGGAAGTCGCCCAGTCCGCTGACCCCGTGACGCAAACCTTCCAGGTGCGCGTCGTCATGCAGGCGCCCGAAGGCGTCCGAGTGCTGCCCGGCATGACGGCTACCGTAACCGCATCGTTCCGCCGCGCGGCGGTGCTGGGAAATCGCATCCTGGCGCCCGTCACCGCGGTATCGAAGGACGCTTCGGGTCGGCAGGTGGCGTGGGTGCTCGACGACGAAGGCAAAGTCGCTCCGCGACAGGTGAAACTAGGAGAAGTGACCGGTGGGCAGGTCGAGGTCCTCGAAGGACTCGAACCGGGTCAACGCATCGCCTCGGCCGGGACGAGTTTCCTCCGCGAAGGCATGAAAGTGCGTGATCTGGGCGACGCGTTGGGGGTTACCGCACAATGAACCCTGGTGTCGTATCCGTCAACAACAGCCGAGTTGTCTTCGCGGCAATGGCGCTCCTGCTCGCCGGCGGCATCGCCGCGTACATGAACATCGGGCGTCTGGAAGACCCCGAGTTCACCATTAAAGAAGCGCGGATCATCACGCTCTACCCCGGGGCCAGCGCCGAGGAAGTTGCGCAGGAAGTAACCAACCCGATCGAAACCGCCGTCCAGCAGCTCGGTCAGCTTGAGCGCGTGACGAGCGAGTCGCTCCGCGGGCGGTCGGTCGTCTCGGCGGTCATCAAGGATCGCTACGACCGCGACCGTATCCCGCAAGTGTGGGACGAGCTGCGCCGTAAGATCGCCGACGTACAGCCGCAGCTCCCTCCTTCAGCGCGGGGGGCGTCGATCGTCGTCGATAACTTCGGCGACGTGTACGGAATCTTCTTCGCGATCACCGGCGAGGGGTACTCGTTCCCCGAGGTCCGCCGGTACACGGAGTTCCTCCGTCGCGAGTTGCTGTCGGTGCCCGGGGTGAAGAGCATCGAGCTCTTCGGCGCCCAGCAAGAAGTGGTGTTCCTCGAGATCAGCCGCCACCGTTTAGCGCAGCTGGGCGTCAATGAAGAGCAGCTCTACGCCAAACTCCAGGAGCGGAACGTCGCCGCTGATGGCGGCCGCGTGAGGGTCGGCGACCAGCACATCCCGATCGACCCGCAGGGCGAGTTCGAGACGGTCGATGCGATGCTGCAGATCGTGATCGGCTCGGATAGCACTGGCCGGCAGCTCACGTTGGGCGACGTTGCGACCCTCGTGCGTGGCGATCAAGACCCACCGCGGCGCCTGCTGAAGTTCGATGGCAAGTCGGCGGTCGGCCTCGGCATCTCCACTATCCAGGGCGGCAACGTTGTCACACTCGGTGAGGCGATCCGCGCTAAGCTCGCGCAGCTCGAGCATTTGCAGCCTCTTGGCATCGAGATCGGCGAAGTCAACTTCCAGCCCGAAGCCGTCAGCCTAGCCACCGGCGAGTTCATCTTCAACCTGCTCAAGGCGGTCACCATCGTTTTCGTCGTGCTGCTACTGGCGATGGGCCGCAAGACAGGGCTGATCATCGGCGTCGTGCTGTTCCTCACCATTATGTCAACGTTCTTCGTCATGCACGCCGACGGCGACATCCTCATGGAACGGATCTCGCTCGGCGCGCTGATTATCGCGCTGTGCATGCTGACTGACAACGCGATCATCGTGATCGAGGGGATCAAGGTCGGCATTGAGGCGGGCCGGAACAAGATCGATGTCGTCCGCGAAGTCGTGGCGGAAAACCAATGGCCGCTGTTCGGCGCGACGGCGATCGGCGTCATCGCGTTTGCCGCTATAGGTTTGTCAGAGGACAGTACAGGCGAGTACACGCAGTCGCTGTTCTGGGTCATCCTGATTGCGCTGAGCCTCAGCTGGGTGTCGTCGATCACGATCACGCCCCTGTTGAGCTACTTAATCTATAGCCCCACGGCAGGCGCCGCCGACGCCGCATCTGGCGGCGCCGCCAATCCGAACAAGGCAAGCGCATACGACAGCCTGCCGTTCCGTATCTACCGGAACCTTTTAATCCTGGCGCTGCGGTACCGTTGGCTAGTGGTGGTGATCTCGATCGCCGCTTTTGTCGCGTCGGTCATTGGATTCGGCAAAGTGACCCATAGTTTCTTCCCTCCCGCCACGCGGCCGCAGTTCTTGGTCGATGTTTTCCTGCCTGCAGCCACCCATATCCGTGAAACGGAAGACCTCGCCGCGGACGTTGAGGCCCTCATCCGCGCCGAAGACGGCGTTAAGCACGTCACAGCCTTCATCGGCGGCGGCGGACCGCGATTCCTCTTGGTCTACTCGCCCGAGAACGAGAACTCCGCCTACGTGCAGCTCTTGGTAGAGGTGGACGACTGGCGTTCCATCGACACGTTGATTGGCGACATCCAGGGAAAGCTCGACGACGGATTCCCGGACGCCAACGCGATCGCGAAGAAGTTCTTGCTAGGCCCCGGCGAGGGAGGTCGCATCCAGGCCCGCTTCCGCGGGCCCGACTCCGCCGTGCTCAAGCAACTAGGCGACGAGGCGCAGCGGATACTCCGCGAAGAGGGGGACGCTCTCTGCGTGCGGAGCGATTGGCGCGAGCCGGTCAAGGTGATCCGCCCCACGCTGCTCGACCTGCAAGCTCGCCGCAACGGTATCAACCGCATCGACGTGGCCCGAGCGCTTGAGAGCAGCTTCGAGGGACGCCGGGTCGGCTTCTTCCGCGAGCCGGGGGACTCCGCCACGGGCCAGTTCCCGCAAGAAACCCGCCTGTTGCCGATCATCGCGCGGCCTCCGCTCGCCGAGCGCAACGACGCCAGCGCTGTGGCCAGCGTGCAAGTCTGGAGCCCCGTCGCCGGGCGGATGATCCCGCTCAGTCAGGTCAGTTCGGGCTCCGAAGTGGTATGGGAAGACCCGATCGTGATGCGCCGCGACCGTTTCCCAACACTTACGGTGCACGGCGACCCCCGTATGGGGCTGCCGAGCCAGTTGTTCGCCCGCGTGCGCGATTCGATCGAAGCGATCGAGATCCCCGAAGGCTACACGCTCGAATGGGGCGGCGAGTACGAAAACTCCCGCGACGCCCGCGCCGCGCTCGCACAGTCGATCCCCGTGATGCTGGCGCTGATGGTGTTCATTGTGGTGGCGATCTTCAACTCGTTCCGTGCGACGCTGCTCATCTGGCTCGTGATGCCGCTCGCCTTGATTGGGGTCACCGCCGGCCTACTGCTGACCGGCATGCCCTTTGGCTTCATGGCGCTGCTAGGCGTGCTCGCTTTGGGGGGTGAGCAGATCAAGAACCAAATCGTCGTGCTGAGCAAGATCCTCACCGAGCGCAGTAAAGGAAAAGACCCTTACGAGGCGATCCTCGACGGCGGCGCCGCCAAGATGCGGCCCGTCTGCATGGTGGCGATCACGACGGTGCTCGGGATGATCCCGCTGCTGAAGGACCCGTTCTTCGGCGCGATGGCGGTGTGCATCATGTTCGGCTTGTCGTTCGCGGCGGTGCTGTCGCTGATTGTCACGCCGGTGCTCTACGCGATCTTCTTCGGCATCCACGCGCCGACGACGAAGAAAGCCCAGTAGTGCCCGGCGGAAGAAGAGCGATCACAAAGTGTTCTACGAAGCCAACGCCCACCACGAGCCATGCCCCGACTGCGCATCACCCACAAGACCGCGTATCGCTACAGCGTACCCGTCTCGTTCGGGACCCACCGCGCGATGCTGCGGCCGCGGGCCTCGCATGAGCTGCGGGTGCTGGCGGCGTCGGTCGAGATTGAGCCCAAGGCGGATGTCCGCTGGCTGCTGGACATCGAGGGGAACTCGGTGGCGGTGCTGACGTTCGCCGAGCCCGCAACGCTGCTGCGTCTGATCACACAGATTGAGGTTGAACTGCTGGACGACATCCGAATCGAGTGCCTGATCGACCCGATCGCCCGCCTGTACCCATTTCAGTACTCCGCCGAAGAGCAGGTCGCGCTGGTGCCCTACCGGTTGCCGAGCTACCCGCTCGACGGCCCGGCGCTGCACAATTGGCTCAGTTCGCTCTACCAGCCCGGCCAGTTGATTGACACCTACGATCTCCTCAACCGACTCAACACGCACATCTACCAGACCCTGAACTACCGAGAGCGCTATGAGCCGGGCGTGCAGCTCCCTCACGAGACGCTCGCGCTTGGTGGCGGCTCTTGCCGCGACTACGCCGTTCTGATGATGGAAGCGGCCCGCTACTGGGGCTTCGGCGCCCGTTTCGTCTCGGGCTACGTGCGGCTTGAGGAAGGGCAGCACGGATCGACCCACGCCTGGACCGAGGTCTATCTGCCCGGCGCCGGCTGGCGGGGTTTCGACCCCACCAATAACAAGCTTGCCGGTATCGAGCACATCCCTGTCGCGGTGGCCCGCGAGCAGCAACAAGCCGCGCCCCTGGCGGGCAGCTGGGACGGCCCCGGCGACGCCTTTGAGGGGATGGAAGTCTCGGTGCAAGTGGTCTCGGTCCCCTAGCCCTGAGCCCCGACCTCGGCGCGATCGGCGAGCCCGGGGACGCGTAAGCTAGACTTCACTTATCCCGGCGGTCAGACTCTCAGCTAGACAGATCCGGACAACGCCTCAGCCACCCTTCCAGCAATCAAGCCCTCATCATGGACGCAGCCCGACACAGCGCACTCAAAGACGTCCTGGCCAGCGAGCTCGCAGCGCTCCGCAGCTACTGGG from Botrimarina mediterranea encodes:
- a CDS encoding M20/M25/M40 family metallo-hydrolase, which translates into the protein MSSDTIPFDEASAEALLMRFLAVDGVTGHEAAIAAEVSASLVEVGVPPSMIKYDDAHKRIPLPTETGNLIATMPGTRPGPRLLFSTHLDTVPLCAGAKPKREGDRIINEAAGAALGGDNRTGCAVLVAMVETLLKHNLPHPPITLLFTVREESGLHGARELDPDDLGGAAMGFNVDAQVPANLVIGAVGQVNWQAEIHGKASHAGVAPEKGISSTLVASIALAEAHKNGWFGKINRAEGKGTSNPGIFEGKPGASAGDATNVVTDYVHLVGEARSFDENFAVQIAAAYEAAFETGRLAVADLDGNHAKVKFTAKPSYPPFQLPEDSPAVDRAKRAAETLGLSAMTLHSNGGLDANWLVRHGVPAVTIGAGQHEIHTVNEFVDLPQYFDGCRLAIAIATLDD
- the glsA gene encoding glutaminase A, yielding MSKTPSAGANKPAHYVSTGHLPTPDSINALVAEAYSLYKSNTEGQNSQVYPALQRVPSDLFGICLVGTSGNTYEIGDSRHEFTIMSVSKPFVMALVCEALSPAEVREKIGVNATGRAFNSLEGIERGDGGRTNPMVNAGAIATTSLTPGKTLHDKWRFIHEGLSRFAGRELPLCEEVYKSASETNFRNQSISRMLQSFGRIYMDPAEATDLYTKQCALNVTAKDLATMSATLADGGVNPITKERVVDADVCHYALAVMATAGLYETSGDWLYEIGLPGKSGIGGGIATVSPGKGGLATFAPPLDGAGNSVKGQLATRYLSQGLGMDLFVSQPEA
- a CDS encoding MFS transporter, producing the protein MSQAKSPIIDQDARASWLPMIVIAMGQMLMSFNVAAIPVSMGGMVESFQTPPTTVGTAVVLYSLGVSGFIMLGAKLSQRFGSKIFFQMAVALFLVAMITIVASPTAEVMLAGQAIAGLAGAALVPTLVVLIADHYRGKQQAEAVGWLGSARAIAGVLAFVIVGSVATWLSWRYAFGLLIVHAAMLLLLSFKLKRSHPNPKVGIDLFGVLLSACGVILITFGFNNLRNWGVTIASPAAPFDIAGVSPAPAMIVVGVVVLAAFFAWSQGRAKRGKTPLLALDVVDSPLEWGTVVALFCIVSIEGAINFSVPLYIQIVQGNTSLATSMAMMPFMLTVFFTAILIVRLYKRFTPRQIATGAFLLVAAGTAWLAFVIRNDWSVPPVIAGLVMVGLGQGALVTLLFNVLVTASPKELASDVGSLRGVTQNLAAAVGTALVGAMLVGLLTSVIVANLGDNPVLKAELADHVNLSNLNFMSDAQLEERLGGVGVSQLQVTEALQINRDARMRALKTGFLVLSGVALLALVPCRWLPAYRPHEIPGEATSSVKRSK
- a CDS encoding efflux RND transporter periplasmic adaptor subunit; the encoded protein is MRHAPTRPTPGGLLTLAAVSLIAGCEQPEPVRVDRPRPVKTVTVSAWEDAHTRVFPGRVEASRRVELAFQVAGVITELPVKEGQEVSAGDMIAQLRTDEFQARLEALMGRLDRARAELQSALAGERPEERLRREADLRSARARLANAQTEYERYARLLPGRAISRAQYDQAETAVQVADEAYQASLQILEKAGMAREEEVLARRADLRGLEGQVVEAQLQLDDCTLRAPFDGVIAQRFVEQGENVQAKQRVVRFQDVDEIEIILDVPESIMAADIRTAEIVSMVARFTGAPGIEFPVTIREVAQSADPVTQTFQVRVVMQAPEGVRVLPGMTATVTASFRRAAVLGNRILAPVTAVSKDASGRQVAWVLDDEGKVAPRQVKLGEVTGGQVEVLEGLEPGQRIASAGTSFLREGMKVRDLGDALGVTAQ
- a CDS encoding efflux RND transporter permease subunit, with translation MNPGVVSVNNSRVVFAAMALLLAGGIAAYMNIGRLEDPEFTIKEARIITLYPGASAEEVAQEVTNPIETAVQQLGQLERVTSESLRGRSVVSAVIKDRYDRDRIPQVWDELRRKIADVQPQLPPSARGASIVVDNFGDVYGIFFAITGEGYSFPEVRRYTEFLRRELLSVPGVKSIELFGAQQEVVFLEISRHRLAQLGVNEEQLYAKLQERNVAADGGRVRVGDQHIPIDPQGEFETVDAMLQIVIGSDSTGRQLTLGDVATLVRGDQDPPRRLLKFDGKSAVGLGISTIQGGNVVTLGEAIRAKLAQLEHLQPLGIEIGEVNFQPEAVSLATGEFIFNLLKAVTIVFVVLLLAMGRKTGLIIGVVLFLTIMSTFFVMHADGDILMERISLGALIIALCMLTDNAIIVIEGIKVGIEAGRNKIDVVREVVAENQWPLFGATAIGVIAFAAIGLSEDSTGEYTQSLFWVILIALSLSWVSSITITPLLSYLIYSPTAGAADAASGGAANPNKASAYDSLPFRIYRNLLILALRYRWLVVVISIAAFVASVIGFGKVTHSFFPPATRPQFLVDVFLPAATHIRETEDLAADVEALIRAEDGVKHVTAFIGGGGPRFLLVYSPENENSAYVQLLVEVDDWRSIDTLIGDIQGKLDDGFPDANAIAKKFLLGPGEGGRIQARFRGPDSAVLKQLGDEAQRILREEGDALCVRSDWREPVKVIRPTLLDLQARRNGINRIDVARALESSFEGRRVGFFREPGDSATGQFPQETRLLPIIARPPLAERNDASAVASVQVWSPVAGRMIPLSQVSSGSEVVWEDPIVMRRDRFPTLTVHGDPRMGLPSQLFARVRDSIEAIEIPEGYTLEWGGEYENSRDARAALAQSIPVMLALMVFIVVAIFNSFRATLLIWLVMPLALIGVTAGLLLTGMPFGFMALLGVLALGGEQIKNQIVVLSKILTERSKGKDPYEAILDGGAAKMRPVCMVAITTVLGMIPLLKDPFFGAMAVCIMFGLSFAAVLSLIVTPVLYAIFFGIHAPTTKKAQ
- a CDS encoding transglutaminase family protein; this translates as MPRLRITHKTAYRYSVPVSFGTHRAMLRPRASHELRVLAASVEIEPKADVRWLLDIEGNSVAVLTFAEPATLLRLITQIEVELLDDIRIECLIDPIARLYPFQYSAEEQVALVPYRLPSYPLDGPALHNWLSSLYQPGQLIDTYDLLNRLNTHIYQTLNYRERYEPGVQLPHETLALGGGSCRDYAVLMMEAARYWGFGARFVSGYVRLEEGQHGSTHAWTEVYLPGAGWRGFDPTNNKLAGIEHIPVAVAREQQQAAPLAGSWDGPGDAFEGMEVSVQVVSVP